One window of Chloroflexota bacterium genomic DNA carries:
- the hpnH gene encoding adenosyl-hopene transferase HpnH encodes MGVPASQMWTVASYVLRKRLTFQNRYPLVLMLEPLFKCNLACAGCGKIQYPAQVLKKNLPLEKALAAMDECGAPMISIAGGEPLLYPQIGELVEGLIKRRKYIYLCTNALVLKEKLEQNLFRPSKYFSFSVHMDGIREDHDESVCRDGTYDIAAEAIREAVKRGFRVTTNTTLFNTAKPLNVRKFFDEMMDLGVEAMMLSPGYSYAKAPDQQHFLHTEETNRLFSEILSNPKKKWTFNQSPLFLQFLMGKQHYECTPWGMPLYNNFGWQRPCYLLQEGYAATYTELLETTPWEQYGKKSGNPKCADCMVHSGYEATAVNATFASFKGFKDTVAATVRGKP; translated from the coding sequence ATGGGTGTGCCTGCATCCCAAATGTGGACGGTGGCAAGCTACGTGCTGCGCAAGCGGCTAACGTTCCAAAATCGCTACCCGCTGGTGCTGATGCTCGAGCCGTTGTTCAAGTGCAACCTGGCCTGCGCCGGGTGCGGCAAGATCCAGTACCCCGCGCAAGTGCTCAAGAAGAACCTGCCCCTGGAGAAGGCGCTGGCCGCGATGGACGAATGCGGCGCACCGATGATCAGCATCGCCGGGGGCGAGCCGCTGCTCTACCCGCAGATCGGCGAGCTGGTAGAGGGGCTCATCAAGCGGCGGAAATACATCTATCTCTGCACGAACGCGCTAGTGCTCAAGGAGAAGCTGGAGCAGAACCTCTTTAGGCCCTCCAAGTATTTCAGCTTCAGCGTCCACATGGACGGCATCCGGGAAGACCACGACGAATCGGTCTGCCGCGACGGGACGTACGACATCGCGGCGGAGGCGATCCGCGAGGCGGTGAAGCGCGGCTTCCGCGTCACGACCAACACGACGCTGTTCAACACGGCCAAGCCGCTGAACGTGCGCAAGTTCTTCGACGAGATGATGGACCTGGGCGTTGAGGCGATGATGCTCTCTCCCGGCTACAGCTACGCCAAGGCGCCGGACCAGCAGCACTTCCTCCACACGGAGGAGACGAACAGGCTCTTCTCGGAGATCCTCTCCAACCCGAAGAAGAAGTGGACGTTCAACCAATCGCCGCTCTTCCTGCAGTTCCTGATGGGCAAGCAGCACTACGAGTGCACGCCCTGGGGGATGCCGCTCTACAACAACTTCGGCTGGCAGCGCCCATGCTACCTGCTGCAGGAGGGCTACGCGGCGACGTACACGGAGCTGCTGGAGACGACGCCCTGGGAGCAGTACGGGAAGAAGAGCGGGAATCCGAAGTGCGCCGATTGCATGGTGCACAGCGGCTATGAGGCCACCGCCGTGAACGCCACCTTCGCCTCCTTCAAGGGTTTCAAAGACACCGTGGCGGCGACGGTGCGGGGGAAGCCGTAG
- a CDS encoding polyprenyl synthetase family protein encodes MDLPSVFTRYRPAITQGLREALTESDLPLYGMQRYHLGWQDEHGKPLEANSGKAVRPALCLFACEAVSGQWRTALPAAIAVELIHNFSLVHDDIQDGDTHRRHRATVWYLWGHSHGVNAGDAMNILGNLAMFGGDGAALPPQTALTASRILTKACADMIEGQVLDLSFEQRAAVRVDDYLVMISKKTGALLAASLHMGAAIGTREERTTAAMLEFGKGLGLLFQVRDDMLGVWGKSEVTGKSASNDIHRRKKSLPVVHALEHAKGPSRDRLQTIYKSDTQLTDADVADVLTIFTEVGSARYCEELAQQTASASLRHIETIEIAPQAKRECAKMTRFLLEREY; translated from the coding sequence ATGGACCTCCCCAGTGTATTCACCCGCTACCGCCCGGCGATCACGCAGGGCCTCCGGGAGGCCCTGACGGAGAGCGACCTGCCGCTCTACGGGATGCAGCGCTACCATCTGGGCTGGCAGGACGAGCACGGCAAACCGCTGGAAGCGAACAGCGGCAAGGCCGTGCGCCCGGCGCTCTGCCTCTTTGCCTGCGAGGCGGTGAGCGGCCAGTGGCGCACCGCGCTGCCGGCGGCCATCGCGGTGGAGCTGATCCACAACTTCTCCCTGGTGCACGACGATATCCAGGACGGCGACACCCACCGCCGCCACCGGGCAACGGTGTGGTACCTGTGGGGCCACAGCCACGGCGTGAACGCGGGCGACGCGATGAACATCCTGGGGAACCTGGCGATGTTCGGGGGAGACGGCGCGGCGCTGCCGCCGCAGACGGCGCTGACGGCCTCGCGCATCCTGACCAAGGCATGCGCGGACATGATCGAGGGCCAGGTGCTGGACCTGAGCTTCGAGCAGCGCGCCGCGGTCCGCGTGGACGATTACCTGGTGATGATCAGCAAGAAGACGGGCGCGCTGCTGGCGGCCTCGCTCCACATGGGAGCGGCCATCGGCACGCGGGAGGAGCGCACCACCGCCGCGATGCTGGAGTTCGGCAAGGGGCTGGGGCTGCTCTTCCAGGTGCGCGACGACATGCTGGGAGTGTGGGGCAAGTCTGAAGTGACGGGCAAGTCCGCCAGCAACGATATCCACCGCCGCAAGAAATCGCTCCCGGTGGTGCACGCCCTAGAGCATGCGAAGGGCCCGTCCCGGGACCGCCTGCAGACGATCTACAAGAGCGACACGCAGCTGACCGATGCGGACGTGGCCGACGTGCTGACCATCTTTACTGAAGTGGGAAGCGCGCGCTATTGCGAAGAGCTGGCCCAGCAGACCGCATCGGCGAGCCTGCGGCACATCGAAACCATCGAGATTGCTCCCCAAGCCAAGCGCGAATGCGCTAAGATGACCCGGTTCCTCCTGGAACGGGAATACTAG
- the dxs gene encoding 1-deoxy-D-xylulose-5-phosphate synthase, whose translation MASILEKVNQPSDLRKLSYEQLDQLAQEARDTIIRIITQRGGHLASNLGIVELTLAIHRVFDSPKDRIVWDTTNQCYTHKLVTGRREQFESVRLEGGLSGFGEPTESDHDVLAAGHAGTGLSVALGVAQAQLVKKQPGWVIAVVGDGGMTSGPSLEAVNNIIGLHPKNLIVILNDNGMSISDNVGFLTGWRQSVVTHPEYRAMVERAKRLTKKMPHGEAAYRLVKRFKASVEGLTLPTTYWAGMGFNYIGPLDGHDIKAMEKAMRQAQRVTDKPALLHVITHKGKGYEPAEQDPVKFHQPSSPLGDGSGAPTYSKVFAQTLARIMKDDPKVVGISAAMLEGTGLVEAKRAFPDRVYDVGIAEEHAMSMAAGLALGGTIPFVSIYSTFMQRAFDQIVHDVCLQNLHVVMIADRAGLVGEDGKTHHGAFDISYIRCIPNSIVCAPKDENELQHLVYTSYKHKAPFAIRIARGAGVGVPLEAELRELPIGKGEVARQGTDVAIVALGKPVTAALQAAEALAKEGISAMVVNARFAKPLDTELLLNAAHSTKRILTVEENVLPGGFGDAVLEALADARVEGVAVERLGMPDTFIEHATAAAQRKRLGLDAEGIAARVRKAFFSNGAAAKRSKAKVGEPAGV comes from the coding sequence ATGGCTTCAATCCTTGAAAAAGTGAACCAGCCGTCCGACCTGCGGAAGCTCAGCTATGAGCAGCTGGACCAACTGGCGCAAGAGGCCCGTGACACGATCATCCGCATCATCACCCAGCGGGGCGGGCACCTGGCCTCCAACCTGGGGATCGTGGAGCTGACGCTGGCGATCCACCGGGTCTTCGATAGCCCCAAAGATAGGATCGTCTGGGATACCACAAACCAGTGCTACACCCACAAGCTGGTGACGGGCCGCCGGGAGCAGTTCGAATCGGTGCGTCTTGAGGGCGGGCTTTCCGGCTTCGGCGAGCCGACGGAGAGCGACCACGATGTGCTGGCGGCGGGCCATGCAGGGACGGGCCTTTCCGTGGCCCTTGGCGTGGCGCAGGCGCAACTGGTGAAGAAGCAGCCCGGCTGGGTTATCGCGGTCGTCGGCGATGGGGGCATGACCTCCGGCCCGAGCCTAGAGGCGGTCAACAATATCATCGGCCTGCACCCGAAGAACCTCATCGTCATCCTGAACGATAACGGGATGTCCATCTCGGACAACGTAGGCTTTCTGACGGGATGGCGGCAGAGCGTGGTCACCCACCCGGAGTATCGGGCGATGGTGGAGCGGGCGAAGCGGCTGACGAAGAAGATGCCCCACGGGGAGGCGGCCTATCGCCTGGTGAAGCGGTTCAAGGCGAGCGTGGAGGGCCTGACCCTGCCGACGACGTACTGGGCGGGCATGGGGTTCAATTACATCGGCCCGCTGGACGGGCACGATATCAAGGCGATGGAGAAGGCGATGCGGCAGGCCCAGCGGGTGACGGATAAGCCCGCCCTGCTCCACGTGATCACGCACAAGGGCAAGGGGTATGAGCCCGCCGAGCAGGACCCAGTGAAGTTCCACCAGCCCAGCTCGCCGCTTGGGGACGGCTCGGGCGCGCCGACGTACTCGAAGGTCTTTGCGCAGACGCTGGCGCGCATCATGAAGGACGACCCGAAGGTGGTGGGCATCAGCGCGGCGATGCTGGAGGGCACGGGCCTGGTGGAGGCGAAAAGGGCCTTCCCGGACCGGGTCTACGATGTGGGCATAGCGGAGGAGCACGCCATGAGCATGGCGGCGGGCCTGGCGCTCGGGGGGACGATCCCCTTCGTCTCGATCTACTCCACGTTCATGCAGCGCGCCTTCGACCAGATCGTCCACGACGTTTGCCTGCAGAACCTGCATGTGGTGATGATCGCGGACCGCGCAGGCCTGGTGGGCGAAGACGGCAAGACGCACCACGGGGCGTTCGATATCTCGTACATCCGGTGCATCCCCAACTCCATCGTCTGCGCGCCCAAGGACGAGAACGAGCTGCAGCACCTGGTCTACACCAGCTATAAGCACAAGGCGCCCTTCGCCATCCGCATCGCGCGCGGGGCGGGGGTGGGCGTGCCGCTGGAGGCGGAACTTCGCGAACTGCCCATCGGCAAGGGCGAGGTGGCGCGCCAGGGAACGGACGTGGCGATCGTGGCGCTGGGCAAGCCGGTGACGGCGGCCCTGCAGGCGGCCGAGGCCCTGGCGAAGGAGGGCATCTCCGCCATGGTGGTCAACGCTCGCTTCGCCAAGCCGCTGGATACCGAACTTCTTCTGAACGCCGCGCACAGCACCAAGCGCATCCTGACGGTGGAGGAGAACGTCCTTCCCGGAGGCTTCGGCGACGCGGTGCTTGAGGCGCTGGCGGACGCGAGGGTTGAGGGGGTCGCCGTGGAACGGCTGGGGATGCCGGATACGTTCATCGAGCATGCAACGGCGGCGGCGCAGCGGAAGCGCCTGGGCCTAGATGCAGAGGGCATCGCGGCCCGGGTGCGGAAGGCCTTCTTCAGCAACGGCGCGGCCGCCAAGCGGAGCAAAGCCAAGGTCGGCGAGCCGGCGGGCGTCTAA
- a CDS encoding transporter translates to MTNMTLQMTACARAIEDAGLKPSDIDGVLPQSMGLTAEDMATNLGVKDLRFSSSVSMGGASPCAAIQNGVLAVASGVCNYVLLVSGRNGYSGARTGAALSPAGPMRTMFEFEYPYGLVVPMLWYGPIARRHMHLYGTTSKQFAEVAIAARKHAKMQKNAQMKDEKEITLEDHQNSPLLADPFRLLDCCLQTDGAAAAVITTPERAKDLKRKPIYISGFAEAHPDSPSSTTQRPDITRFGVAKCADRVFEMAGMTRKDIDVAEIYDCFTFTVINQIEDIGFCKKGEGGPFVESGRIQLGGELPVNTHGGLLSQGHIMGMNHVIEAVKQCRGASDAQVKDAEVALVSGYGDFGDGALAILRR, encoded by the coding sequence ATGACCAACATGACGCTGCAGATGACGGCCTGCGCCCGAGCCATCGAAGACGCAGGGCTGAAGCCGAGCGATATTGACGGCGTGCTGCCCCAGTCGATGGGGCTGACCGCCGAGGACATGGCGACGAACCTGGGCGTGAAGGACCTGCGCTTCTCCTCCAGCGTCTCCATGGGCGGCGCGAGCCCCTGCGCCGCCATCCAGAACGGCGTGCTGGCGGTGGCCTCCGGCGTCTGCAACTATGTCCTCCTAGTCTCCGGGCGCAATGGCTATTCCGGCGCGCGCACCGGGGCGGCCCTTTCGCCGGCCGGCCCCATGCGCACGATGTTCGAGTTCGAATACCCCTACGGGCTCGTGGTGCCGATGCTGTGGTACGGGCCCATCGCGCGGCGGCACATGCACCTCTACGGCACCACCAGCAAGCAGTTCGCCGAGGTGGCCATCGCGGCGCGGAAGCACGCGAAGATGCAGAAGAACGCGCAGATGAAGGACGAGAAGGAGATCACGCTGGAAGACCATCAGAACTCGCCGCTGCTCGCCGATCCCTTCCGCCTGCTGGACTGCTGTCTGCAGACGGACGGCGCGGCGGCGGCGGTCATCACGACGCCGGAGCGCGCGAAGGACCTGAAGCGCAAGCCGATCTATATCTCGGGCTTCGCGGAGGCGCACCCGGATTCGCCCAGCAGCACCACCCAGCGGCCGGACATCACCCGCTTCGGCGTGGCCAAGTGCGCCGACCGCGTCTTTGAGATGGCGGGCATGACGCGCAAGGATATTGACGTGGCGGAGATCTACGATTGCTTCACCTTCACGGTGATCAACCAGATCGAGGATATCGGCTTCTGCAAGAAGGGCGAAGGCGGGCCCTTTGTGGAGAGCGGACGGATCCAGCTGGGCGGCGAACTGCCGGTGAACACTCACGGCGGGCTCCTCTCCCAGGGGCACATCATGGGGATGAACCACGTGATCGAAGCGGTGAAGCAGTGCCGCGGCGCCAGCGATGCGCAGGTGAAGGATGCCGAGGTGGCCCTTGTGAGCGGCTACGGCGACTTCGGCGACGGCGCGCTCGCCATCCTGAGGAGATAA
- the hflB gene encoding ATP-dependent zinc metalloprotease FtsH, producing MDQRVARNFLVYILILVACVAIFWAVLRNPSSGEDVAITQIVTLAKDKQITEIVVEGNTVTAKKTDGTKVKARKESGVGIIEILDQAEVPISGENAIPVKVKGNSSLGNVFGLLLNFLPIIIIGAFLLLMMRQAQGTNNQAMSFGRSRAKMFVGNRTTVTFSDVAGVEEAKQELQEVVEFLMYPERFASLGAKIPRGVLLVGPPGTGKTLLAKAVAGEAGVPFFSISGSEFVEMFVGVGASRVRDLFDQARRNSPCIIFIDEIDAVGRHRGAGLGGGHDEREQTLNQILVEMDGFDATTNVIIIAATNRPDILDPALLRPGRFDRRVVLDAPDVNGRKSILTVHTKGKPVEPAVDLEIIAKQTHGFSGADLANLVNEAALLAARRQKKAISMAELEEAIDRVWAGPERKSRVVSAKEKEITAYHEAGHALVSHLLKAGDIVHKVTIVPRGMAGGYTRFLPEEELHYYNRTYLKDRMAVSLGGRAAEEVIFGDFTNGAADDLQRTTYIARKMITEWGMSQQLGPRTLGQKQELVFLGREISEQRDYGDKIADQIDEEIKSLVDEAYQRAVGTLRFHKAKLVQIARTLITKETLEGKDLLDLLNSPAPALEEGDTGRMPAPAPSPA from the coding sequence ATGGATCAGCGCGTCGCGAGAAATTTCCTCGTCTATATCCTTATCCTGGTGGCCTGCGTAGCCATCTTCTGGGCCGTTCTGCGCAATCCATCCAGCGGCGAGGACGTGGCGATCACCCAGATCGTGACGCTGGCCAAGGATAAGCAGATCACCGAGATCGTGGTGGAGGGGAACACCGTCACGGCCAAGAAGACGGACGGCACCAAGGTCAAGGCGCGCAAAGAGAGCGGCGTCGGCATCATCGAGATCCTGGACCAGGCGGAGGTGCCCATCTCCGGGGAGAACGCCATCCCGGTGAAGGTGAAGGGCAACAGCTCTCTGGGCAACGTCTTCGGCCTGCTGTTGAACTTCCTCCCGATTATCATCATCGGCGCCTTCCTGCTCCTGATGATGCGGCAGGCGCAAGGGACGAACAACCAGGCCATGAGCTTCGGCCGAAGCCGGGCCAAGATGTTCGTGGGGAACCGCACCACCGTGACCTTCTCCGATGTGGCTGGGGTGGAAGAGGCCAAGCAGGAGCTGCAGGAGGTGGTGGAGTTCCTGATGTACCCGGAGCGCTTCGCGAGCCTGGGGGCCAAGATTCCCCGGGGCGTGCTGCTGGTGGGCCCGCCGGGCACGGGCAAGACGCTGCTGGCCAAGGCCGTTGCGGGCGAAGCGGGCGTCCCCTTCTTCAGCATCAGCGGCAGCGAATTCGTGGAGATGTTCGTGGGCGTGGGCGCATCCCGCGTGCGCGACCTCTTCGACCAGGCGCGCCGCAATTCGCCCTGCATCATCTTTATTGACGAGATAGACGCCGTCGGCCGCCATCGCGGGGCGGGCCTGGGCGGCGGCCACGACGAGCGCGAGCAGACGCTGAACCAGATCCTGGTGGAGATGGACGGCTTTGACGCGACGACGAACGTCATCATCATCGCCGCCACGAACCGCCCGGACATCCTGGACCCGGCGCTCCTGCGCCCCGGCCGCTTCGACCGCCGGGTGGTGCTCGATGCGCCGGATGTGAACGGGCGCAAATCCATCCTGACCGTCCACACCAAGGGCAAGCCTGTGGAGCCCGCCGTTGACCTGGAGATCATCGCCAAGCAGACCCACGGCTTCAGCGGCGCGGACCTAGCGAACCTGGTGAACGAGGCTGCGCTGCTGGCGGCGCGGCGCCAGAAGAAGGCCATCAGCATGGCCGAGCTGGAAGAGGCGATTGACCGCGTGTGGGCAGGCCCCGAGCGCAAGAGCCGGGTGGTGAGCGCGAAAGAGAAAGAGATCACGGCCTACCACGAGGCGGGCCACGCGCTGGTCTCCCATCTGCTGAAGGCCGGGGACATCGTCCACAAGGTCACCATCGTGCCCAGAGGCATGGCCGGCGGCTACACGCGCTTCCTCCCGGAGGAAGAGCTCCACTATTACAACCGCACCTACCTCAAGGACCGGATGGCCGTCTCCCTGGGCGGGCGCGCCGCCGAGGAGGTCATCTTCGGCGATTTCACGAACGGGGCGGCAGACGACCTCCAGCGGACGACGTACATCGCGCGGAAGATGATCACGGAATGGGGCATGAGCCAGCAGCTGGGCCCGCGCACGCTGGGACAGAAGCAGGAACTGGTCTTCCTGGGGCGCGAGATCTCCGAGCAGCGCGACTACGGCGACAAGATCGCCGATCAGATTGATGAGGAGATCAAAAGCCTGGTGGACGAAGCCTACCAGCGGGCCGTGGGCACCCTACGCTTCCACAAGGCGAAGCTGGTCCAGATCGCCCGGACGCTCATCACCAAAGAGACGCTTGAAGGCAAGGACCTGCTGGACCTGCTGAATTCGCCAGCGCCTGCGTTGGAAGAGGGCGATACGGGACGGATGCCCGCGCCCGCGCCTTCGCCTGCATAA